In one window of Scylla paramamosain isolate STU-SP2022 chromosome 36, ASM3559412v1, whole genome shotgun sequence DNA:
- the LOC135090874 gene encoding presenilin-2-like has product MDGHVNIDRDDKLAVVEEAGNKGRKKKRKSQSQEEGAAEHDGGTVEDQEAAPSNSHPREGVVRRHQRTPEGNGQPEPTRRDGPVPLAARPNPQDPRRPQHPQGEWEEVEEDEEELKYGAQHVIKLFIPVSLCMLVVVATVSSVTFYTEKGTYLLYTPFHEKSKNFGDKLYDAVRNALILLGVVIVLTIVLITLYKKRCYKIIHGWLLLSSLLLLFIFTILYMIELLRGYNLGMDWITVSICVWNFGVVGMVSIHWQGPLRLQQAYLIFIASLMSLMFIKYLPEYTLWMVLGVISIWDLVAVLCPKGPLRILVETAQERNEPIFPALIYSSNIMYSSLGMADSEESRNSRARGARQEQQHEQAEQENQGEEQAAAMGPHDEAVRRRIAENGYAAGDGDAGFTEEWAQQRDQRMMRRQDQVASHIRQNPANIDQPRPHPRDLTAEEEEEERGVKLGLGDFIFYSVLVGKVSAYGNWNTTIACFIAILIGLCLTLIMLAIFKKALPALPISITFGLIFYFSTHLLVVPFTERLASDQFYI; this is encoded by the exons TTGACCGAGATGATAAGCTTGCGGTAGTAGAGGAAGCCGGGAACAAGGGacgtaagaagaagaggaagtctCAGAGTCAAGAGGAAGGAGCAGCTGAG CATGATGGTGGCACAGTAGAGGACCAGGAGGCAGCACCCTCCAACAGCCACCCACGGGAGGGAGTAGTGCGGCGCCACCAGAGGACACCAGAGGGCAATGGGCAACCTGAACCCACCAGGAGGGATGGGCCAGTTCCTCTTGCAGCCAGACCCAACCCACAG gATCCTAGAAGACCACAGCACCCACaaggggagtgggaggaggtggaggaggatgaggaggagctgAAGTATGGAGCACAACATGTCATCAAGCTGTTCATCCCAGTGTCCCTGtgcatgctggtggtggtggcaaccgTCTCCTCAGTCACTTTTTACACTGAGAAGGGCACTTACCT gCTGTACACTCCCTTCCATGAGAAGTCTAAGAATTTTGGGGACAAGCTGTATGATGCGGTGAGGAACGCCCTCATCCTCCTGGGGGTGGTCATCGTGCTCACCATTGTGCTCATCACCCTCTACAAGAAACGCTGCTACAAG ATTATCCATGGGTGGCTGCTGCTGTCttctctgttgctgctgttcatCTTCACCATCCTCTACATGAT AGAGCTTCTGAGAGGCTACAACCTGGGCATGGACTGGATCACTGTGTCCATCTGTGTGTGGAACTTTGGGGTAGTGGGCATGGTGAGCATCCACTGGCAGGGCCCCCTGCGCCTCCAGCAGGCTTACCTCATCTTCATTGCCTCCCTCATGTCACTTATGTTCATCAAGTACCTGCCGGAGTACACGCTCTGGATGGTCCTTGGCGTCATCTCCATTTGGG ATCTGGTGGCTGTGCTGTGCCCAAAGGGACCCTTGAGGATACTGGTGGAGACAGCACAGGAGAGGAATGAACCCATCTTCCCAGCACTCATCTATTCCT CCAACATAATGTACAGTAGTCTGGGTATGGCCGACTCTGAGGAATCAAGAAACTCAAGGGCAAGAGGAGCGagacaggagcagcagcatgaGCAGGCTGAGCAGGAGAACCAGGGAGAGGAGCAGGCGGCCGCCATGGGGCCACACGACGaggcagtgaggaggaggatagcagAGAATGGGTATGCTGCGGGTGACGGGGATGCTGGCTTTACTGAGGAGTGGGCACAGCAGCGGGACCAGAGGATGATGAGGCGCCAGGACCAG GTGGCCAGCCACATACGGCAGAATCCAGCCAACATTGACCAGCCTCGTCCTCATCCCCGTGACCTCACTgccgaggaagaagaggaggaac GGGGAGTCAAGCTAGGTCTAGGGGACTTCATCTTCTACTCAGTGCTGGTGGGCAAGGTGTCTGCCTATGGGAACTGGAACACCACCATTGCCTGCTTCATCGCCATCCTCATT GGTCTGTGTCTCACTCTGATCATGCTGGCAATCTTCAAGAAGGCCCTGCCAGCACTGCCCATCTCCATCACCTTCGGCCTCATCTTCTACTTCTCCACACACCTGTTGGTAGTTCCTTTCACGGAGCGCCTGGCCAGTGACCAGTTCTATATATAG